The following coding sequences lie in one Desulfomicrobium escambiense DSM 10707 genomic window:
- a CDS encoding nicotinate-nicotinamide nucleotide adenylyltransferase, translating to MPNPLAGSVGILGGTFNPVHNGHLRMALEAREALGLARVDLMPARIPPHKGEVGLLDFDTRLGLLREAVEGVDGLGASDFEGGMPVPSYSFATLTRLREFAPDVNHVFILGSTDLLTLPEWHRGLELPLLADLAVVDRMGIGLDRVDGFLDEHWRFEKEGPGLRRIAGGRLVAFVSMPRLDISASMVRDKFCAGLETSGLVPEAVRRRLRDESRVFLDCWQSQP from the coding sequence GTGCCTAACCCCCTGGCCGGATCGGTCGGGATACTCGGCGGCACGTTCAACCCCGTGCACAACGGCCACCTGCGCATGGCCCTGGAGGCCAGGGAGGCCCTGGGCCTGGCGCGGGTGGACCTGATGCCCGCCCGCATCCCGCCGCACAAGGGCGAGGTGGGCTTGCTGGATTTCGACACACGCCTGGGCCTGCTGCGCGAGGCGGTCGAAGGCGTGGACGGCCTGGGGGCGAGCGACTTCGAGGGCGGGATGCCGGTTCCGTCCTACTCCTTCGCCACGCTGACCCGCCTGCGCGAGTTCGCCCCGGACGTGAACCACGTCTTCATCCTCGGCAGCACGGATCTGCTGACCCTGCCCGAATGGCACCGCGGGCTCGAACTGCCACTGCTGGCGGATCTGGCCGTGGTGGACCGCATGGGCATCGGGCTTGACAGGGTCGACGGCTTTCTGGACGAACACTGGCGTTTTGAGAAGGAGGGTCCCGGCCTGCGGCGCATCGCCGGCGGCCGGCTCGTGGCCTTCGTGAGCATGCCGCGGCTTGACATCAGCGCGAGCATGGTGCGGGACAAGTTTTGCGCGGGCCTGGAGACATCCGGGCTCGTGCCCGAGGCGGTCAGGCGCAGGTTGCGGGACGAATCCCGCGTCTTCCTGGACTGCTGGCAATCACAACCCTGA
- a CDS encoding UTP--glucose-1-phosphate uridylyltransferase, with amino-acid sequence MAKDISCVSVDDPKLSTLFRPFALKMEQQGLPPIVINTFKCYFNQFLYGAQGKLSDRDILPVEDVELADYDAMDQFKDVGEKALEQTAVIKLNGGLGTSMGLESAKSLIPVKDGLSFLDLILLQAKTVRAHYGVEFPQIFMNSFKTHMDTMLKVGNFNNGTTGIDLAFLQHRYPKIMAKDHSPASWPQNPELEWNPPGHGDIYTAMITSGILDALLDKGYNYAFISNSDNLGAIMNRRLLGYMVHHKLPFLMEVARRTEQDKKGGHLCRLKKNNQLALREVAQCPDQEMDSFGDIGKYRFFNTNSIWVDLRVLQSVFVSHRMMPLDLIINPKTLDPRDPASPKVFQLETAMGSAITNFLNAQAVIVPRKRFAPVKTTNDLLLVMSDCFIRTERDTIVPNPLRKDAMPEVSLDGKFFKKIDAFLERFPQTPPSLLDCASLKVEGDVRFEEGVRCVGDVRIVNKGPVQAVVPAGSVLQGETLLG; translated from the coding sequence ATGGCAAAGGATATAAGCTGCGTCAGCGTCGACGACCCCAAGCTCTCCACCCTCTTCCGCCCCTTCGCCCTGAAGATGGAACAGCAGGGACTGCCGCCCATCGTCATCAACACCTTCAAGTGCTACTTCAACCAGTTCCTCTACGGCGCCCAAGGCAAGCTCTCGGACCGCGACATCCTGCCCGTCGAGGACGTCGAACTGGCCGATTACGACGCCATGGACCAGTTCAAGGACGTCGGCGAAAAGGCCCTGGAGCAGACCGCGGTCATCAAGCTCAACGGCGGCCTGGGCACGAGCATGGGCCTGGAGTCGGCCAAATCCCTCATCCCGGTCAAGGACGGCCTGAGCTTCCTGGACCTCATCCTCCTGCAGGCCAAGACCGTGCGTGCCCACTACGGCGTGGAGTTCCCGCAGATCTTCATGAACAGCTTCAAGACCCACATGGACACCATGCTCAAGGTCGGGAACTTCAACAACGGCACCACCGGCATCGACTTGGCCTTTCTCCAGCACCGCTACCCAAAGATCATGGCCAAGGACCACTCCCCGGCCTCCTGGCCCCAGAACCCCGAGCTGGAGTGGAACCCCCCCGGCCACGGCGACATCTACACGGCCATGATCACCTCGGGCATTCTCGACGCCCTGCTGGACAAGGGCTACAACTACGCCTTCATCTCCAACTCCGACAACCTCGGGGCCATCATGAACCGCCGGCTGCTCGGCTACATGGTTCACCACAAGCTGCCCTTCCTCATGGAGGTGGCCCGGCGCACGGAGCAGGACAAGAAGGGAGGTCACCTCTGCCGCCTGAAGAAGAACAACCAGCTGGCCCTGCGCGAGGTGGCCCAGTGCCCGGACCAGGAGATGGACTCCTTCGGCGACATCGGCAAGTACCGCTTCTTCAACACCAATTCCATCTGGGTCGACCTGCGCGTGCTGCAGTCGGTCTTCGTGTCCCACCGCATGATGCCGCTGGACCTCATCATCAACCCCAAGACCCTGGACCCGCGCGACCCTGCCTCGCCCAAGGTCTTCCAGCTGGAGACGGCCATGGGCTCGGCCATCACCAACTTCCTGAACGCCCAGGCCGTCATCGTGCCCCGCAAGCGCTTCGCCCCGGTCAAGACCACGAACGACCTGCTGCTGGTCATGTCCGACTGCTTCATCCGCACGGAGCGTGACACCATCGTGCCCAACCCGCTGCGCAAGGACGCCATGCCGGAGGTTTCCCTGGACGGAAAGTTCTTCAAGAAGATCGACGCCTTTCTCGAGCGCTTCCCCCAGACCCCGCCGTCCCTGCTGGATTGCGCGAGCCTGAAGGTCGAAGGGGACGTGCGCTTCGAGGAGGGGGTGCGCTGCGTCGGCGACGTGCGCATCGTCAACAAAGGGCCGGTCCAGGCCGTGGTGCCCGCCGGAAGCGTGCTGCAGGGAGAGACGCTCCTTGGCTGA
- a CDS encoding 3D domain-containing protein, translated as MNGHGSFVVTSLFFAMFSTLVGFGVQKTAESEARQQYLPRIQALDEERQELTRQVAELEQMKIKEVTVTAYSPTEAECGPDPHVTASMVKARPGIVAVSRDLFDQGWVFGKKVYVKGHGIFEIADLMSKRHTQRVDIFFPDTEKAKNFGVKQVKVALLAG; from the coding sequence ATGAACGGTCACGGCTCTTTTGTCGTCACCTCCCTCTTCTTCGCCATGTTTTCCACCCTGGTGGGATTCGGGGTGCAGAAGACGGCCGAGTCGGAAGCGCGGCAACAGTACCTGCCCCGCATCCAGGCCCTCGACGAGGAACGGCAGGAACTGACCCGCCAGGTGGCGGAACTCGAACAGATGAAGATCAAGGAGGTCACGGTCACGGCCTACAGCCCGACCGAGGCCGAATGCGGACCCGATCCGCATGTCACCGCAAGTATGGTCAAGGCCCGGCCCGGCATCGTCGCCGTCAGCCGAGACCTCTTCGACCAGGGCTGGGTCTTCGGAAAGAAGGTCTACGTCAAAGGGCACGGGATCTTCGAGATTGCCGATCTCATGTCCAAGCGCCACACGCAGCGCGTGGATATCTTCTTCCCGGACACCGAGAAAGCCAAGAACTTCGGCGTCAAACAGGTCAAGGTGGCCCTGCTGGCAGGGTAG
- a CDS encoding response regulator, with protein sequence MVDSILIIEDEATFREALRHFLQDAGFAVCEAAQAHQALELFELGPADLVLLDLGIPGGDGLELLSAMKRLRPATPVIIVSGRTHIDAAIEAFKAGAWDYVTKPIASMDVFLNAVRNCLAQARLTQRVQDSQEHLFRLVQNLPVIIFSINRNREFEFLNRATLDILGYTPEEIQQEPMAFLKRIAPADRRKFTAGLKNGFKANATEFRLDFRFLHKKGYEIELRIQSIPSPHRGDDAPDRMEGMIQDVTRNAYMDKVLIQNERLNMLRSMTEEVAHEIRNPLVSLGGFARQLRARYPDARETEVIMDECNRLERLVQRVNAYLEPLAVTLTRCSVPATLDFVMRLLSIRLEHKSIACRNEIDDDLPPVLADQEFLHRIFIYLLGHGADVVAESGSIHITASAAAGLLHVTLTMSPVGDAAVDEYRLFMPFEDEEVNLAMCSRLVERIGGHLLLTRAEGRAIMTVSLPVHP encoded by the coding sequence ATGGTCGATTCCATACTGATCATCGAGGACGAGGCGACCTTCCGCGAGGCGCTGCGCCATTTCCTGCAGGACGCCGGCTTCGCCGTATGCGAGGCGGCGCAGGCCCACCAGGCCCTGGAGCTTTTCGAACTGGGGCCTGCGGACTTGGTCCTGCTGGACCTCGGCATCCCCGGCGGCGACGGCCTCGAACTGCTCTCGGCCATGAAAAGGCTCCGCCCGGCCACGCCCGTCATCATCGTCTCGGGCCGGACGCACATCGACGCGGCCATCGAAGCCTTCAAGGCTGGCGCCTGGGACTACGTCACCAAGCCCATCGCCAGCATGGACGTCTTTCTCAACGCCGTGCGCAACTGCCTGGCCCAGGCCCGACTCACGCAACGGGTGCAGGACAGCCAGGAGCACCTTTTCCGTCTCGTGCAGAACCTGCCGGTCATCATCTTCAGCATCAACCGCAACCGGGAGTTCGAGTTCCTGAACCGCGCCACCCTGGACATCCTCGGCTACACGCCCGAAGAGATACAGCAGGAGCCCATGGCCTTCCTGAAGCGCATCGCGCCTGCGGACCGAAGGAAGTTCACGGCCGGCCTGAAGAACGGTTTCAAAGCCAACGCCACGGAGTTCCGGCTGGATTTCCGATTTCTGCACAAAAAGGGGTACGAAATCGAGCTGCGCATCCAGTCCATACCCAGCCCGCACCGCGGGGACGACGCCCCGGACCGCATGGAGGGCATGATCCAGGACGTGACCCGCAATGCCTACATGGATAAGGTGCTCATTCAGAACGAGCGTCTGAACATGCTGCGCAGCATGACCGAAGAGGTGGCTCACGAGATCCGCAACCCCCTCGTCTCCCTGGGCGGCTTCGCCCGGCAGCTGCGGGCCAGGTACCCCGATGCCCGCGAGACCGAGGTCATCATGGACGAATGCAACCGTCTCGAACGCCTGGTGCAACGCGTCAACGCCTACCTCGAACCCCTGGCCGTGACTCTGACGCGCTGCTCCGTGCCCGCAACCCTCGACTTCGTCATGCGCCTGCTGTCCATCCGCCTGGAGCACAAGTCCATCGCCTGCAGAAACGAGATCGACGACGATCTGCCGCCCGTCCTGGCGGACCAGGAGTTCCTGCACCGCATCTTCATCTATCTCCTCGGCCATGGTGCCGACGTCGTGGCCGAGTCGGGCTCCATCCACATCACGGCGTCCGCGGCCGCAGGCCTGCTCCACGTGACCCTGACCATGAGCCCCGTCGGGGACGCGGCCGTGGACGAATACCGCCTGTTCATGCCCTTCGAGGACGAGGAGGTGAACCTGGCCATGTGCTCCCGCCTGGTGGAGCGCATAGGCGGCCATCTCCTGCTGACCCGCGCGGAAGGCCGGGCGATCATGACCGTCAGCCTCCCCGTCCACCCCTGA
- the msrB gene encoding peptide-methionine (R)-S-oxide reductase MsrB, producing the protein MEKIIKTDAQWRESLTPEQYHVLREKGTEPAFTGLYHDHHETGVYACAGCGTPLFASDAKFDSGTGWPSFFQPIDETHVSTHEDRSWFMVRTEVVCAVCDGHLGHVFPDGPKPTGLRYCINSAALNFVPQNTK; encoded by the coding sequence ATGGAAAAGATCATCAAGACCGACGCCCAGTGGCGCGAGTCCCTGACGCCCGAGCAGTACCATGTGCTGCGCGAAAAGGGCACGGAACCCGCCTTCACGGGCCTGTATCACGACCATCACGAGACCGGGGTCTATGCCTGCGCCGGCTGCGGCACCCCCCTCTTCGCTTCGGACGCCAAATTCGACTCCGGAACGGGATGGCCGAGTTTCTTCCAGCCCATCGACGAGACGCATGTCTCCACGCACGAGGACCGCTCCTGGTTCATGGTCCGCACGGAAGTGGTCTGCGCCGTCTGCGACGGGCACCTCGGACACGTCTTCCCGGACGGGCCCAAGCCCACCGGCCTGCGCTACTGCATCAATTCGGCTGCCCTGAACTTCGTACCCCAAAATACCAAGTAA
- a CDS encoding sigma-54-dependent Fis family transcriptional regulator: MTTDDFLHYLQTLHATVQQLDPLSPLQSSLDSLLSMTAEAMKYKRMALAIFDPKTNTIRFDLTYGHKGPVKATYTPGQGVTGQVLGSGKPIIVEAMERDERFLNKAMGRSPKELAELSFICVPISRINADGLTEALGVLSADIPCQPLDVLRMHCAFLEVLAAVIARQTAYLQENMAQKELWASMGFLGETMDREKALMQAKIVATSKAMAFVMGQIMQVASSKASVLLRGESGTGKELLAEAIHNASSRRTKPLVRLNCAALPSELLESELFGHERGAFTGAVGTKKGRFELAHTGTLFLDEIGELSAEAQAKLLRALQEGEIQRLGSEKSIKVDVRIICATHQPLENLIQSGRFREDLYYRINVFPIFIPPLRERREDILPLAEYFLEFFSKEYAKNIKRISMPAIDLLTQYQWPGNVRELRNCMERAALICNEEAIRTYHLPPTLQTAESSATDNQLSFGEAVGKFEQEILVEALQKCGGNMLQVARELRASYRIINYKIKKYNLDPKKYDVRGKTRKP; the protein is encoded by the coding sequence ATGACAACCGACGATTTTCTGCACTATCTGCAGACCCTGCACGCCACGGTGCAGCAGCTCGACCCCCTGAGCCCCCTCCAGTCGAGCCTGGACAGCCTGCTGTCCATGACGGCCGAGGCCATGAAGTACAAGCGCATGGCCCTGGCCATCTTCGACCCCAAGACCAATACCATCCGCTTCGACCTGACGTACGGGCACAAGGGGCCGGTCAAGGCCACCTACACGCCCGGCCAGGGCGTCACGGGGCAGGTCCTGGGCAGCGGCAAGCCCATCATCGTCGAGGCCATGGAGCGTGACGAGCGGTTCCTGAACAAGGCCATGGGGCGTTCCCCCAAGGAACTGGCCGAGCTGTCCTTCATCTGCGTGCCCATTTCGCGCATCAACGCCGACGGCTTGACCGAGGCCCTGGGCGTGCTGAGCGCCGACATCCCCTGCCAGCCCCTGGACGTCCTGCGCATGCACTGCGCCTTTCTGGAGGTGCTGGCCGCGGTCATCGCCCGCCAGACCGCCTACCTGCAGGAGAACATGGCCCAGAAGGAGCTGTGGGCCTCCATGGGTTTCCTGGGCGAGACCATGGACCGCGAGAAGGCTCTCATGCAGGCCAAGATCGTGGCCACCTCCAAGGCCATGGCCTTCGTCATGGGGCAGATCATGCAGGTCGCGTCCAGCAAGGCCTCGGTTTTGCTTCGCGGCGAATCCGGCACTGGCAAGGAGTTGCTGGCCGAGGCCATCCACAACGCCAGCTCCCGCCGCACCAAGCCCCTGGTGCGCCTGAACTGCGCCGCCCTGCCCTCGGAACTGCTGGAGAGCGAACTCTTCGGCCATGAACGCGGGGCTTTCACCGGCGCCGTGGGCACCAAGAAGGGCCGCTTCGAGTTGGCCCACACGGGCACCCTCTTCCTCGACGAGATCGGCGAACTGAGCGCCGAGGCCCAGGCCAAGCTGCTGCGCGCCCTGCAGGAGGGCGAGATCCAGCGCCTGGGCAGCGAAAAGAGCATCAAGGTCGACGTGCGCATCATCTGCGCCACGCACCAGCCCCTGGAGAACCTCATCCAGTCGGGCCGCTTCCGCGAGGACCTCTACTACCGCATCAACGTCTTCCCCATCTTCATTCCGCCCCTGCGCGAGCGCCGGGAGGACATCCTGCCTCTGGCCGAGTACTTCCTGGAGTTCTTCTCCAAGGAATACGCCAAGAACATCAAGCGCATCTCCATGCCGGCCATCGACCTCCTGACCCAGTACCAGTGGCCGGGCAACGTGCGCGAACTGCGCAACTGCATGGAGCGCGCGGCGCTGATCTGCAACGAGGAGGCCATCCGCACCTACCATCTGCCCCCGACCCTGCAGACGGCCGAGAGTTCGGCCACGGACAACCAGCTGTCCTTCGGCGAGGCCGTGGGCAAGTTCGAACAGGAGATCCTCGTGGAGGCCCTGCAGAAGTGCGGTGGCAACATGCTGCAGGTGGCCCGGGAGCTGCGCGCCAGCTACCGGATCATCAACTACAAGATCAAGAAATACAACCTCGACCCGAAAAAGTACGACGTGCGGGGCAAAACGCGCAAACCCTGA
- a CDS encoding sensor histidine kinase, with product MQPAPPKRAHIRTRILERLARRKDEGLPADRLTALNIFFELGLEFESLRDFKSLCVLVPDICLGTPASLYMRGPKGDLRLRRTTSAQGSKVFSLPDPPCPQSPGIVRTDGATIVTICDAEQEPTLLGALSLHREVPPDEDAFWLEYARGAARVMAVKLTAVSNRKRLTFINNLVRDIGHNVIVPNIQFKLLFLQLERQLTQLQHRIDGLAPPRRDAPDRDARLELPVLARDLLALQKTISRRFQHSSLFLESLLRRSHFEKGGYDLLLKPCRFKSQIFEPQIERFLSMFRAQGIRIEVAPDVRIDEDVVLQADLGLFSQVFANLLANAIKYTRPAGQDGGTGEKLMRYGWETVPDSFGQGREGVRVFVATTGPEIPPEEQARLFDEGFRSAETDSVDGSGHGLSFVKQIVELHRGRVGYAYEAPMNIFSIIMPRA from the coding sequence ATGCAGCCCGCGCCGCCAAAACGCGCCCACATCCGCACCAGAATCCTCGAACGTCTCGCCCGCCGCAAGGATGAGGGGCTTCCTGCGGACAGGCTCACGGCGCTGAACATCTTCTTCGAACTGGGCCTGGAATTCGAATCCCTGCGCGACTTCAAGTCCCTCTGCGTGCTCGTTCCCGACATCTGCCTGGGAACGCCCGCCTCCCTGTACATGCGCGGCCCCAAAGGGGACCTGCGCCTGCGCCGGACCACCAGCGCCCAGGGATCAAAGGTGTTCAGCCTGCCCGACCCGCCGTGCCCCCAGTCTCCGGGCATCGTCCGTACTGACGGGGCCACCATCGTGACCATCTGCGACGCCGAACAGGAGCCGACGCTGCTCGGCGCCCTGTCCCTGCACCGCGAAGTGCCGCCGGACGAGGATGCGTTCTGGCTGGAGTACGCGCGCGGGGCCGCCCGCGTCATGGCCGTCAAGCTGACGGCCGTGAGCAACCGCAAGCGCCTCACCTTCATCAACAACCTGGTTCGTGACATCGGGCACAACGTCATCGTGCCCAATATCCAGTTCAAGCTTCTTTTCCTGCAGCTGGAACGCCAGCTGACCCAACTGCAGCACAGGATCGACGGGCTCGCCCCGCCCAGGCGCGACGCCCCGGACCGCGACGCGCGTCTCGAACTGCCCGTCCTGGCCCGGGACCTGCTGGCCCTGCAGAAGACCATCTCCAGACGCTTCCAGCATTCGAGCCTGTTCCTGGAAAGCCTGCTGCGGCGCAGCCATTTCGAGAAAGGCGGCTACGACCTCCTCCTCAAGCCGTGCCGTTTCAAGAGCCAGATCTTCGAACCCCAGATCGAGCGCTTCCTGTCCATGTTCCGCGCCCAAGGCATCCGCATCGAGGTCGCCCCGGACGTGCGCATTGACGAGGACGTCGTGCTGCAGGCGGACCTGGGGCTCTTTTCCCAGGTCTTTGCCAACCTGCTGGCCAACGCCATCAAGTACACCAGGCCAGCCGGCCAGGACGGCGGGACCGGCGAGAAGCTCATGCGCTACGGATGGGAGACCGTGCCGGACTCCTTCGGTCAGGGCAGGGAAGGGGTCCGCGTCTTCGTGGCCACCACGGGTCCCGAGATTCCCCCCGAGGAGCAGGCCCGCCTCTTCGACGAGGGGTTCCGGTCGGCGGAGACGGACAGCGTGGACGGAAGCGGCCACGGCCTGTCCTTCGTCAAGCAGATCGTCGAACTCCACCGCGGCCGGGTCGGCTACGCCTACGAAGCGCCCATGAACATCTTTTCCATCATCATGCCCCGCGCATAG
- a CDS encoding tetratricopeptide repeat protein — protein sequence MDERTPHLDILKTIEQEMDSDIHPLLKKILDNIKPIGIAVGGIVAAVAVYTGVTSYQSSQHEKAVSQLGSIMVLDDQAARAEKLQSFVQTGPASLRPAAQLELARIFMDAGDYDKAAAAWKALAPSANMKTVTGLGEAKALVFKGDYAGAVTILSALKKDAGEEFAGAISANLAFAAEKAGQSDLAIAEYEALKTKDSGNDAFLDYKIGKLKAKTQG from the coding sequence ATGGACGAACGCACCCCCCATCTCGATATCCTCAAGACCATCGAACAGGAAATGGACTCGGACATCCATCCCCTGCTGAAAAAGATCCTCGACAATATCAAGCCCATCGGCATCGCCGTCGGCGGCATCGTGGCCGCCGTGGCCGTGTACACAGGGGTCACCTCCTACCAGTCTTCCCAGCACGAGAAGGCCGTGAGCCAGCTCGGCTCCATCATGGTCCTGGACGACCAGGCCGCGCGCGCCGAGAAGCTCCAGTCCTTCGTCCAGACCGGTCCCGCAAGCCTGCGGCCTGCTGCCCAGCTCGAACTGGCCCGGATCTTCATGGACGCAGGCGACTACGACAAGGCCGCCGCCGCCTGGAAGGCCCTGGCCCCGAGCGCGAACATGAAGACCGTGACCGGGCTCGGCGAAGCCAAGGCCCTGGTCTTCAAGGGCGACTACGCCGGCGCCGTGACCATCCTGTCCGCCCTGAAGAAGGACGCCGGCGAGGAGTTCGCCGGGGCCATCTCCGCCAATCTGGCCTTCGCCGCGGAAAAGGCCGGGCAGTCCGACCTGGCCATCGCCGAATACGAGGCCCTGAAGACCAAGGACAGCGGGAACGACGCCTTCCTCGACTACAAGATCGGCAAGCTCAAGGCCAAGACCCAGGGCTAG
- a CDS encoding glutamate-5-semialdehyde dehydrogenase gives MNLETQMRELAASARAASRTLATATGCQRDTVLTVLAGLLEETRGEIFAANAKDLDAARAAGLDEARIDRLRITDKGVDSMAAACRHVAGLSDPVGEVEGMIKRPNGLLVGRMRIPLGVIAIIYESRPNVTVDAAILCLKAGNSVILRGGSEAYHSNQILGGLLRRALDTAGLPEGCVQMVPTTDRAAVKHLLSLDEYIDVVIPRGGEGLIRAVVKDATMPVLKHYKGVCHIYVHADADQDQALAIIENAKVQRPGVCNALECLLVHREAAQSFLPRLAERLAPQGVTFRACPRSLALLGPSAQPAAADDYGREFLALTLAVKVVDTQREAEEHIAAHGSGHSEAILTRTHDRAMRFLRTVDASCVLINASTRFNDGGELGLGAEIGISTSKIHSYGPMGVKELTSLKFIVFGEGQVRA, from the coding sequence ATGAATCTGGAAACGCAAATGCGCGAACTGGCCGCGTCGGCCCGGGCGGCGTCGCGGACACTGGCCACGGCCACGGGATGTCAGCGCGACACGGTGCTGACGGTCCTGGCGGGCCTCCTCGAAGAGACCCGCGGTGAGATTTTCGCGGCCAACGCCAAGGACCTCGACGCCGCCAGGGCGGCGGGCCTCGACGAGGCCCGCATCGACCGCCTGCGCATCACCGACAAGGGCGTCGACTCCATGGCCGCGGCCTGCCGGCACGTGGCCGGACTGTCCGACCCCGTGGGCGAGGTCGAGGGCATGATCAAGCGCCCCAACGGCCTGCTCGTGGGCCGCATGCGCATCCCCCTGGGCGTCATCGCCATCATCTACGAGTCCCGGCCCAATGTGACGGTCGACGCGGCCATCCTCTGCCTCAAGGCCGGCAACAGCGTCATCCTGCGCGGCGGCTCCGAGGCCTACCACTCCAACCAGATCCTGGGCGGCCTCCTGCGCAGGGCCCTGGACACGGCCGGGCTGCCCGAGGGCTGCGTGCAGATGGTCCCGACCACGGACCGGGCCGCGGTCAAGCATCTCCTGTCGCTGGACGAGTATATCGACGTGGTCATCCCGCGCGGCGGCGAGGGTCTCATCCGGGCCGTGGTCAAGGACGCGACCATGCCCGTGCTCAAGCACTACAAGGGCGTCTGCCACATTTACGTCCACGCCGACGCGGACCAGGACCAGGCCCTGGCCATCATCGAGAACGCCAAGGTCCAGCGCCCCGGCGTGTGCAACGCACTGGAGTGCCTGCTGGTCCACCGCGAGGCGGCGCAGTCCTTCCTGCCGCGTCTGGCTGAGCGCCTCGCACCCCAGGGCGTGACCTTCCGGGCCTGCCCCCGCTCCCTGGCCCTGCTCGGCCCCTCGGCCCAGCCCGCGGCGGCCGACGACTACGGCCGCGAGTTCCTGGCACTGACCCTGGCCGTCAAGGTCGTGGACACCCAGCGCGAGGCCGAGGAGCACATTGCCGCCCACGGCTCCGGCCATTCGGAAGCCATCCTGACCCGCACCCACGACCGCGCCATGCGTTTCCTGCGCACGGTGGACGCCTCCTGCGTGCTCATCAATGCGTCCACGCGCTTCAACGACGGCGGCGAACTGGGCCTGGGGGCCGAGATCGGGATCAGCACTTCCAAGATCCATTCCTACGGCCCCATGGGTGTAAAGGAACTGACGAGCCTGAAGTTCATCGTCTTCGGCGAAGGACAGGTGCGTGCCTAA
- a CDS encoding Dabb family protein, with amino-acid sequence MVGHIVMWKLKDSAEGKTAAENAKIMKDMLSALPGLIPELRTLVVSADVFASIPETQVVLYTVFDSPEDLQTYQVHPEHQKCVSFVSAVAAERRVVDYNF; translated from the coding sequence ATGGTCGGACATATCGTGATGTGGAAACTGAAGGACAGCGCCGAGGGCAAGACCGCGGCCGAAAACGCGAAGATCATGAAGGACATGCTGTCCGCCCTGCCTGGGCTCATCCCCGAGCTGCGCACCCTGGTCGTGAGCGCGGACGTATTCGCATCCATCCCGGAGACCCAGGTCGTGCTGTACACCGTCTTCGACTCCCCCGAAGACCTGCAGACCTACCAAGTCCATCCCGAACACCAGAAATGCGTGTCCTTCGTCTCCGCCGTCGCGGCCGAGAGAAGGGTGGTGGACTACAACTTCTAG